The following proteins are encoded in a genomic region of Helicobacter macacae MIT 99-5501:
- a CDS encoding LPD3 domain-containing protein yields MIKIEVLAENKDKKAYDLRSDALKALKTIRKPITNKHDGRVAIVNKAGRLKMTSDEAVRESVKHGFTAAEHIQELYEEAKLREIQPDLKHGYTSVQIPRYEVMFDLKACKCKH; encoded by the coding sequence ATGATAAAAATTGAAGTTTTGGCAGAAAATAAAGATAAAAAAGCCTATGATTTGCGTAGCGATGCCTTAAAAGCACTAAAAACTATAAGAAAACCAATCACAAATAAACACGATGGGCGAGTGGCGATTGTCAATAAGGCAGGGCGACTAAAAATGACAAGTGATGAGGCAGTGCGCGAAAGTGTTAAACACGGATTTACTGCTGCTGAACACATACAAGAGCTTTATGAGGAAGCAAAACTGCGCGAGATTCAGCCTGATTTGAAGCACGGGTATACAAGCGTGCAGATACCACGCTATGAGGTAATGTTTGATTTAAAGGCTTGCAAGTGCAAGCACTGA
- the tcuC gene encoding MFS transporter, producing MFSQKAKQDAKNICKVAGGNFLEMYDFAVYGFYAAIIAKVFFPAESEFVSILQSFVAFGLGFLMRPLGSILLGAYMDKHGRKQGLMLTLSIMAAGTLIIALCPGYDTIGFFAPLIVVFGRLLQGFSAGAEVGGASVYLSEIAPKHLRGFYVSWQSGSQQIATIFAGAIGIALHYFIGDALVEAWGWRVPFIIGCLVIPFIIYIRRTLDETPEFKDKLHKHNAGKNIGAIVKNMLENYPIIILGIMFVMMTTVTFYFITSYTPTYVKNILNFTRLDGFIVTAIVGLSNLFWLPVSGFLGDKIGRKPILLTMTFLGMISAYPMLTFLVNNVSFTNLVLVELWFSFIFGAYNGAMIVSLSEIMPKQVKALGFSFSYSLAVGIFGGFTPTMATILIEYTGSKASPALWLSFAAVCSFISALILFRKGGIYERNNPKNTNE from the coding sequence ATGTTTTCTCAAAAAGCAAAGCAAGATGCCAAAAATATCTGCAAAGTCGCAGGTGGCAATTTCTTAGAAATGTATGATTTTGCTGTGTATGGATTTTATGCAGCTATCATTGCAAAAGTTTTTTTCCCTGCAGAGAGTGAGTTTGTCTCTATTTTGCAAAGTTTTGTAGCGTTTGGGCTAGGGTTTCTTATGCGCCCGCTAGGCTCTATACTGCTTGGAGCGTATATGGATAAGCACGGGCGTAAGCAAGGGCTTATGCTTACTTTGTCGATAATGGCAGCAGGCACGCTAATCATCGCGCTTTGTCCGGGCTATGATACTATCGGCTTTTTTGCGCCACTTATCGTGGTGTTTGGTAGGCTTTTGCAGGGATTTAGTGCTGGAGCGGAAGTAGGCGGGGCAAGTGTGTATCTATCTGAAATCGCCCCTAAGCATTTGCGTGGATTTTATGTTTCTTGGCAGAGTGGCTCTCAACAAATCGCTACGATTTTTGCAGGAGCGATAGGAATCGCACTGCACTATTTCATAGGCGATGCGCTTGTAGAAGCGTGGGGGTGGAGAGTGCCTTTTATCATTGGTTGTTTGGTTATCCCTTTTATCATCTATATTCGTAGGACACTAGATGAAACACCAGAGTTTAAAGACAAGCTACACAAGCACAATGCAGGCAAAAATATCGGCGCGATAGTCAAAAATATGCTTGAGAATTATCCTATCATCATACTAGGGATTATGTTTGTTATGATGACTACGGTTACATTTTATTTCATCACTTCTTATACGCCTACTTATGTCAAAAATATCTTAAACTTCACTCGGCTAGATGGATTTATCGTTACGGCGATTGTGGGGCTTAGCAATCTTTTTTGGCTACCTGTTTCGGGGTTTTTGGGGGATAAAATCGGGCGCAAGCCTATATTGCTTACGATGACATTTTTGGGAATGATTAGTGCATATCCTATGCTTACTTTCCTTGTGAATAATGTATCTTTTACCAATCTCGTGCTTGTGGAGCTGTGGTTTAGCTTTATCTTTGGTGCGTATAATGGCGCGATGATAGTCTCTCTATCTGAAATAATGCCAAAGCAAGTTAAGGCACTTGGATTTTCTTTTTCTTATTCGCTAGCGGTTGGGATATTTGGCGGGTTTACACCTACTATGGCGACTATCCTTATCGAATACACAGGTAGCAAGGCTTCTCCTGCGCTGTGGCTTAGCTTTGCGGCAGTTTGCTCATTTATCTCCGCGCTTATTTTGTTTAGAAAAGGTGGAATCTATGAGCGCAACAACCCCAAAAACACAAATGAATAA
- a CDS encoding cytochrome-c peroxidase, which translates to MKKLLNGELFFALFFIFVSGVIIYISSAKSASKVSQKAAAHLATQNLRQIYSNRDSTKWEAPHIDKSVLEDFAKELGLVDATSEENRSKILSHLELKPLPLTPPYPQENPYTKEKADLGKKLFNDPRLSLSNQIACASCHDKELGFADNKSVSYGHDRAQGSRNSPSVVMSAFGTHKFWDGRASSLESQSLFPIADPKEMAFSADKAVRKISKIKEYKDDFYAAFGTRKITKELLSQAIATYERSLMPHHNRFDRFLNGKAEDLSDEEVLGLHLFRTKARCMNCHNGVALSDDRFHNLGLHYYGRDKYEDLGRYEITRENSDVGKFKTPSLRSVKKTPPYMHNGLFPHLRGVLNAYNAGMANPIPKEGATYNPPFPSPDELLKKLELSQDELNALEAFLNAL; encoded by the coding sequence ATGAAAAAACTGCTAAATGGGGAGCTATTTTTCGCTCTATTTTTTATATTTGTAAGCGGGGTAATCATCTACATAAGTAGCGCGAAATCCGCAAGCAAAGTAAGCCAAAAAGCCGCTGCTCATCTCGCCACACAAAATCTACGCCAAATATATAGCAATAGGGACTCTACCAAGTGGGAAGCCCCACATATAGACAAATCCGTGCTAGAGGATTTCGCAAAAGAGCTAGGGCTAGTAGACGCCACAAGTGAGGAAAATCGCTCAAAGATTCTCTCCCACCTAGAGCTAAAGCCCCTCCCACTTACCCCACCATATCCACAAGAAAACCCCTACACCAAAGAAAAAGCAGATTTGGGCAAAAAGCTATTTAACGACCCGCGACTATCGCTATCAAACCAAATCGCGTGCGCTTCTTGCCACGACAAAGAGCTAGGGTTTGCCGATAACAAAAGTGTAAGCTATGGACACGATAGAGCGCAAGGCTCTCGCAACTCCCCAAGTGTGGTAATGAGTGCCTTTGGCACGCACAAATTTTGGGACGGACGCGCAAGCAGCCTAGAATCCCAAAGCCTTTTCCCCATAGCAGACCCCAAAGAAATGGCTTTTAGCGCGGATAAGGCTGTCAGAAAAATAAGTAAAATCAAAGAATACAAAGATGACTTCTATGCTGCCTTTGGCACGCGCAAAATCACAAAAGAGCTACTCTCTCAAGCGATTGCCACCTATGAGAGAAGCCTTATGCCTCATCACAACCGCTTTGATAGATTCCTAAACGGCAAGGCAGAGGATTTGAGCGATGAGGAAGTGCTAGGGCTTCATCTCTTTCGCACCAAAGCTAGGTGTATGAACTGCCACAACGGCGTAGCCCTAAGCGATGATAGATTTCACAATCTAGGCTTGCACTACTATGGTAGGGACAAATACGAAGATTTGGGGAGGTATGAAATCACGCGCGAAAATAGCGATGTAGGGAAATTCAAAACCCCAAGCCTACGCAGTGTCAAAAAAACCCCACCATATATGCACAACGGGCTTTTCCCACACTTACGCGGAGTGCTAAACGCATATAACGCAGGTATGGCAAACCCTATCCCAAAAGAGGGCGCAACCTATAATCCACCATTCCCTAGCCCTGATGAGCTGCTAAAAAAACTTGAGCTAAGCCAAGATGAGCTAAACGCACTAGAAGCATTCCTAAACGCGCTGTGA
- a CDS encoding MiaB/RimO family radical SAM methylthiotransferase codes for MSLGCTKNLVDSEVMLGRLSELTLSDEVSEADVIIVNTCGFIHSAKQESIGEILRVAGEKKEGAILVVSGCLSERYAKELESDMPEIDIIIGVRDYDKIDSLLAKKGFFGAVPHLPNPPKLANPTKVSHTSHINSAKMPSPTNSINHAKSATPPITSSTQNPLSQSPQESTAKSHTSQNIASQIPTNPPSQNIGKNLASQDEVFLSDEHSKRVISNSAIHAYIKLSEGCNQSCSFCSIPSFKGRLRSRSIASVLAEVENLAQKGYKDFSFIAQDSSSYLLDFGVRDGLVALIKALDSSGVAKSSRIHYLYPTTTSYKLIEAIASSPSVQNYFDMPIQHIDDKMLKLMKRGAGEKKLREMLNLMRSLPNAFLRSTIIIGHPCEGEEEFDKLADFLGEGIFDRLNLFAFSSEEGTLAHTMSPKVPTKVVNARLNTLNKILKSQDKIRYRALKGVQIPVIVEGRASISEHFYSARDIRWGLEIDGEILINDSEVEDISVGYYEAKITEYKNGLLFGKILSKLKS; via the coding sequence ATCTCGCTAGGCTGCACCAAAAATCTCGTAGATAGCGAAGTGATGCTAGGGAGGCTAAGTGAGCTAACACTAAGCGATGAGGTGAGCGAAGCAGATGTGATTATTGTCAATACTTGTGGGTTTATCCATAGTGCCAAGCAGGAGAGCATAGGCGAGATTTTGCGCGTGGCGGGGGAGAAAAAGGAGGGCGCGATACTCGTGGTGAGCGGGTGTCTAAGCGAGCGGTATGCAAAAGAGCTAGAGAGCGATATGCCAGAAATCGACATCATCATCGGTGTGCGCGACTATGACAAAATCGATAGCTTGCTTGCCAAAAAGGGATTTTTTGGCGCAGTGCCACACCTGCCAAATCCCCCAAAGCTAGCAAACCCCACAAAAGTAAGCCACACAAGCCACATAAACTCTGCAAAAATGCCAAGCCCCACAAACTCTATAAATCACGCAAAATCTGCAACTCCTCCAATCACTTCAAGCACTCAAAACCCACTATCTCAATCCCCACAAGAAAGCACAGCAAAAAGCCACACAAGCCAAAATATTGCAAGCCAAATCCCCACAAATCCGCCTAGCCAAAATATAGGCAAAAATCTTGCAAGCCAAGATGAAGTGTTTTTAAGCGATGAGCACTCAAAGCGGGTTATTAGCAACTCCGCTATACACGCATATATCAAGCTATCAGAGGGCTGCAATCAATCTTGTTCTTTTTGCTCTATTCCTAGCTTTAAGGGGCGGCTTCGCTCGCGCTCTATCGCTAGCGTGCTAGCAGAAGTAGAAAATCTCGCCCAAAAAGGCTACAAAGATTTTAGCTTCATCGCGCAGGATTCTAGCTCGTATTTGCTAGATTTTGGCGTGAGAGATGGGCTTGTGGCGTTGATAAAAGCACTAGATTCTAGTGGCGTGGCAAAATCTAGCAGAATCCACTATCTCTACCCCACCACGACTAGCTACAAGCTAATCGAAGCGATAGCTAGCTCGCCTAGCGTGCAAAACTACTTTGATATGCCAATCCAACATATAGATGACAAAATGCTAAAGCTAATGAAGCGCGGTGCGGGGGAAAAAAAGCTAAGAGAAATGCTAAATCTTATGCGCTCACTGCCAAATGCTTTTTTGCGTAGCACGATAATCATAGGGCATCCTTGCGAGGGGGAGGAGGAGTTTGATAAATTAGCGGATTTTTTGGGTGAGGGGATATTTGATAGGCTAAATCTTTTTGCCTTTTCTAGTGAGGAGGGCACTCTAGCGCATACGATGAGCCCCAAAGTCCCCACAAAAGTGGTAAATGCAAGACTAAATACGCTAAATAAAATCCTAAAATCCCAAGATAAGATTCGCTACCGCGCACTAAAGGGCGTGCAAATCCCTGTGATAGTAGAGGGCAGGGCTAGCATAAGTGAGCATTTTTACTCTGCTAGGGACATTCGCTGGGGGCTAGAGATAGATGGCGAGATTCTTATCAATGACAGCGAGGTAGAGGATATAAGTGTGGGCTACTATGAGGCAAAAATCACAGAGTATAAAAATGGGCTTCTTTTTGGGAAAATCCTCTCCAAACTAAAATCGTAA
- a CDS encoding DUF1561 family protein, with protein sequence MPLQTIKFIIASITSIISMASVLFALLISLSQSLLALHSPQASPQTPPQNPPQNPPKNLPQNLVNNERYIESKLDSISLKAPKNMPKNSKLLKTRKLKILDTTPKTPKSTLAIAKKSTQKSKPLTTTPNLTSPLSLNNVFDFSLESWVSRLAQIASSTDGSAFHQGVCGTCLLHSYEIVAEILFYGNTPPTQGGYFFDTAPNVNPFLSFRARHSLLYDTLDDIAEYYVLPADDVSQRFANSVRLSYASAISLLPQFDWRFVGYGVEPDDVGRLLEGVLASRVGTLYVVSMIHYQEGRGLGQHGVVLVRASGGVRVLATNIINATPQEIANIARLNTDFYELTNAIANTMGAGTQIAALGLVEVSGRYALPFASALSFSDCSGEGEGMRGNARIPTASALNQCASGRCNQ encoded by the coding sequence ATGCCACTCCAAACTATAAAGTTTATCATAGCTTCCATAACTTCTATAATTTCTATGGCTTCTGTGCTATTTGCACTGCTAATAAGCCTATCCCAAAGCCTACTCGCTCTACACTCTCCACAAGCCTCCCCACAAACCCCACCACAAAATCCACCACAAAATCCACCAAAAAATCTGCCACAAAATCTAGTAAATAACGAGCGATATATAGAATCTAAGCTAGACTCTATATCTCTAAAAGCTCCCAAAAATATGCCAAAAAACTCCAAGCTGCTAAAAACTCGCAAGCTAAAAATCCTTGATACCACACCAAAAACCCCAAAATCCACCCTTGCAATCGCCAAAAAATCCACCCAAAAATCCAAACCACTAACAACCACACCAAATCTAACAAGCCCTCTAAGCCTAAACAATGTCTTTGACTTTAGCCTAGAATCTTGGGTATCTAGGCTAGCCCAGATTGCTTCTAGCACTGATGGTTCGGCTTTTCATCAAGGTGTGTGTGGGACTTGCCTTTTGCACTCCTATGAGATAGTCGCTGAAATCCTATTCTATGGAAACACCCCTCCCACGCAAGGTGGTTACTTTTTTGACACCGCACCAAATGTAAATCCGTTTTTGAGCTTTAGGGCTAGGCACTCGCTTCTTTATGATACGCTAGATGATATTGCGGAGTATTATGTCTTGCCTGCAGATGATGTAAGCCAGAGGTTTGCCAACTCGGTGCGACTAAGCTATGCTAGTGCTATCTCGCTACTTCCGCAGTTTGATTGGCGTTTTGTGGGGTATGGGGTAGAGCCAGATGATGTAGGCAGGCTTTTGGAGGGCGTGCTAGCTTCTAGGGTAGGCACGCTATATGTGGTTTCGATGATTCACTATCAAGAGGGGAGGGGGCTAGGACAGCACGGAGTAGTGCTAGTGCGTGCTAGTGGTGGTGTGCGTGTGCTAGCGACAAATATCATAAACGCCACCCCACAAGAAATCGCAAATATCGCTAGGCTAAACACGGATTTTTATGAGCTGACAAACGCCATAGCCAACACTATGGGCGCAGGGACACAAATCGCCGCACTAGGACTTGTAGAAGTAAGCGGGCGATACGCGCTACCATTTGCTAGCGCACTTTCATTTAGCGATTGTAGTGGGGAGGGGGAGGGTATGAGAGGAAATGCAAGAATCCCAACTGCTAGCGCACTAAATCAATGCGCTAGTGGCAGGTGCAATCAATAA
- a CDS encoding DASS family sodium-coupled anion symporter produces the protein MIVAFAIFVCPTPEGLSSNAWTYFAIFAGVIVGLILEPVPPALVGLIGVGVCIWLKVGPKGSGNPETVIKSGEAVNWGLAGFSNATVWLIFAAFMIGLGYQKSGLGKRIALFLLKTLGKTSLGLGYAISIADGILAPFIPSNSARSGGIIYPIVSQIPPMVDSHPDKNPRKLGGYLMWVSLAATCVTSSMFFTGLAPNLLAMETAVKSGVEPISWFGWFMAFLPAGVILFIATPYLTYVFYPPTSKGSPEASKWAGDELSKLGAITIKEWLMVALAVFALVFWIFGSKFGVNATTVAITVVIAMVLLQIISWQDLLGNKPAWNVFAWFATLVTLAGGLKNVGFLDFIAGLAGNYLGNLEPTIAFVGLIVFFYAVHYFFASTTAHVTALLALFITIASGINGIDVKQLTLFLMLTLGIVGIITPYGTGPSPVYYGAHYIEGKDFWKLGFIFGVIYLVVFLVVCIPWVKYVAHTWI, from the coding sequence ATAATCGTAGCATTTGCCATATTTGTCTGTCCCACACCTGAAGGACTTAGTAGCAATGCTTGGACTTATTTTGCGATTTTTGCAGGCGTCATCGTAGGGCTTATACTAGAGCCTGTGCCACCTGCACTTGTCGGGCTTATCGGTGTTGGCGTATGTATATGGCTAAAAGTCGGTCCAAAAGGCAGTGGCAATCCCGAAACGGTTATCAAGTCTGGCGAAGCTGTAAATTGGGGACTTGCAGGATTTTCTAACGCTACTGTGTGGCTTATATTTGCTGCATTTATGATAGGGCTTGGCTACCAAAAAAGCGGGCTTGGCAAGCGAATCGCTTTGTTTTTACTAAAAACACTTGGCAAAACTTCACTAGGGCTTGGCTATGCTATTAGCATTGCTGATGGGATTTTAGCACCATTTATCCCGTCAAATTCCGCTAGAAGTGGTGGAATCATCTACCCTATTGTAAGTCAGATTCCTCCTATGGTGGATTCTCACCCTGATAAAAATCCTAGAAAGCTAGGTGGCTATCTTATGTGGGTATCTTTGGCAGCTACTTGCGTAACAAGCTCTATGTTTTTCACAGGACTTGCGCCAAACTTGCTTGCTATGGAGACGGCAGTAAAAAGTGGTGTAGAGCCCATTAGTTGGTTTGGGTGGTTTATGGCATTTTTGCCTGCGGGCGTTATTCTTTTTATCGCCACACCATACCTCACTTATGTATTTTACCCACCTACTTCCAAAGGCTCGCCTGAAGCATCCAAGTGGGCAGGCGATGAGCTATCAAAACTCGGTGCTATCACAATCAAAGAGTGGCTAATGGTAGCTCTAGCTGTGTTTGCGCTTGTGTTTTGGATATTTGGTTCAAAATTTGGTGTAAATGCTACTACGGTAGCTATAACGGTAGTCATCGCTATGGTATTGCTACAAATCATCTCTTGGCAAGATTTGCTTGGTAATAAACCCGCTTGGAATGTGTTTGCTTGGTTTGCTACGCTTGTTACACTTGCGGGTGGGCTAAAAAATGTAGGATTCCTAGATTTTATCGCAGGACTTGCTGGAAACTATCTAGGCAATTTAGAGCCAACGATTGCATTTGTGGGGCTTATCGTGTTTTTCTATGCTGTGCATTATTTCTTTGCAAGCACTACTGCGCATGTAACCGCGCTTTTGGCACTTTTTATTACTATTGCAAGCGGAATCAACGGCATAGATGTCAAGCAACTTACCCTATTTCTAATGCTTACTCTTGGTATAGTGGGCATCATCACTCCTTATGGCACAGGTCCTTCTCCTGTGTATTATGGTGCTCACTACATAGAGGGCAAAGACTTTTGGAAGCTAGGGTTTATTTTTGGGGTTATTTACCTCGTGGTATTCCTTGTGGTGTGTATCCCTTGGGTTAAATATGTAGCACACACTTGGATTTAG
- the fumC gene encoding class II fumarate hydratase, whose product MAQDYRVEHDTMGEVKVPNEKYWGAQTQRSFENFKIGIEKMPKELIYSFAKLKRSVAVVNNSLGKLNDEKKKAITQACDEIIEGKFDDNFPLAIWQTGSGTQSNMNMNEVIANRASEILGGDFRKDSKEGKKIHPNDDVNMSQSSNDTFPTAMSIVSVIQIEKKLLPALRELKATFEKKVKEFDSIVKIGRTHLQDATPLTLGQEFSGYLSMLAHSEEQITASLPTLRELAIGGTAVGTGLNAHPQLSEKVSDELSKFTGVKFVSSPNKFHALTSHDAITFTHGAMKGLAANLMKIANDIRWLASGPRCGLGEILIPENEPGSSIMPGKVNPTQCEALTMVCVQVMGNDAAIGFAASQGNFELNVFKPVIIYNFLQSLDLLADAMRSFNEHCAVGIQPDKEKIDHNLHNSLMLVTALNPHIGYENAAKVAKNAHKKRISLKESCLELGLLSEADFDKYVVPENMIKPKA is encoded by the coding sequence ATGGCACAGGATTACAGAGTCGAGCACGACACGATGGGCGAAGTCAAAGTCCCAAACGAGAAGTATTGGGGTGCGCAAACACAGCGCAGTTTTGAGAATTTCAAAATCGGCATTGAGAAAATGCCAAAGGAGCTGATTTATAGCTTTGCGAAGCTAAAACGGTCTGTGGCGGTTGTAAATAATTCTCTAGGCAAACTTAATGATGAGAAAAAAAAGGCAATCACGCAGGCGTGTGATGAGATAATCGAGGGCAAGTTTGATGATAATTTCCCACTAGCGATTTGGCAGACAGGGAGCGGCACACAAAGCAATATGAATATGAATGAAGTCATCGCTAATCGCGCTAGCGAGATACTAGGCGGGGATTTTCGCAAGGACTCAAAAGAGGGCAAAAAAATCCACCCAAATGATGATGTCAATATGAGTCAAAGCTCAAATGATACATTCCCCACAGCGATGAGTATCGTAAGTGTGATACAAATCGAAAAAAAGCTACTCCCCGCACTGCGTGAGCTAAAAGCGACATTTGAAAAGAAAGTCAAAGAGTTTGACTCTATCGTAAAAATCGGGCGCACACACTTACAAGACGCTACACCGCTGACTTTGGGGCAGGAGTTTAGCGGGTATCTCTCTATGCTAGCTCATAGCGAGGAGCAAATCACCGCTTCACTCCCTACACTACGCGAGCTTGCTATCGGCGGGACAGCCGTAGGCACAGGGCTAAACGCACACCCACAGCTAAGCGAAAAAGTAAGCGATGAGCTTAGCAAATTTACAGGCGTGAAGTTTGTCTCAAGCCCAAATAAATTCCACGCGCTAACTTCCCACGATGCGATTACATTCACACACGGCGCGATGAAAGGCTTGGCAGCAAACCTAATGAAAATCGCAAATGATATTCGCTGGCTAGCGAGCGGTCCGCGCTGTGGGCTAGGGGAAATCCTAATCCCAGAAAATGAGCCCGGAAGCTCTATAATGCCGGGCAAGGTAAATCCAACGCAATGCGAAGCACTCACAATGGTGTGCGTGCAGGTAATGGGAAATGACGCAGCTATCGGATTTGCAGCGTCTCAAGGGAATTTTGAGCTTAATGTCTTTAAGCCTGTGATTATTTATAATTTCTTGCAAAGCCTTGATTTACTTGCCGATGCGATGAGGTCGTTTAATGAGCACTGCGCGGTAGGCATACAGCCAGATAAAGAAAAAATCGACCACAACTTGCACAACTCACTAATGCTAGTAACTGCGCTAAATCCGCATATCGGCTATGAAAACGCTGCAAAAGTGGCAAAAAACGCGCACAAAAAGAGAATCTCGCTTAAAGAGTCTTGCTTGGAGCTAGGATTGCTTAGCGAAGCGGACTTTGATAAGTATGTCGTGCCTGAAAATATGATAAAACCAAAGGCGTAG
- a CDS encoding Gfo/Idh/MocA family protein, translating into MTKHAKLKCALVGYGYWGRNVLKALCNQHRFCLKGVYDSDRVQLQAALSDFATLTKSVHLANKHTTKNANPKSTAQSQNPHTKNKDLPTQNKPQNPPQNPLIAYTSYDEILRDDEIEAVFIITPPHTHFPLASLALEAGKHAFVEKPLARSTSEVCALYEIASRQNLTLHCDHIFLYSPAVVWLKDNLASFGDILYVQARRINLGLFQNSVNVIWDLALHDLSILDFLFGLEILSHSLVSRRYEGFEALANIQLECKRFSANLTASWLSPIKVREMMIGGTQKTAIYDETKERKIALFDCGVVVSDSVEKSSLYQKMVRYHLGEVSYPMLDDELPLDSSIRAFGEQICRGGSDKWLQEHILRVVDALERICKK; encoded by the coding sequence ATGACAAAGCACGCAAAGCTAAAGTGCGCACTTGTGGGGTATGGGTATTGGGGGAGAAATGTGCTAAAGGCATTGTGCAATCAGCATAGATTTTGCCTAAAAGGCGTATATGATAGCGATAGAGTGCAGCTACAAGCCGCGCTTAGTGATTTTGCCACACTTACTAAATCTGTGCATTTGGCAAATAAGCACACTACCAAAAACGCAAATCCAAAATCCACCGCGCAAAGTCAAAATCCACATACGAAAAATAAAGACTTACCTACTCAAAATAAACCGCAAAATCCTCCACAAAATCCACTAATAGCATACACTTCTTATGATGAGATTTTGCGTGATGATGAGATAGAAGCGGTATTTATCATCACACCTCCGCATACGCACTTCCCCCTTGCTTCCCTTGCGCTAGAGGCTGGCAAGCACGCGTTTGTAGAGAAGCCACTAGCTCGTAGCACAAGTGAGGTTTGCGCCCTCTATGAAATCGCCTCTAGGCAAAATCTAACGCTTCATTGCGACCATATATTTCTCTACTCTCCTGCTGTGGTGTGGCTAAAGGACAATCTAGCAAGTTTCGGGGATATACTCTATGTCCAAGCGCGTAGAATCAATCTAGGGCTTTTCCAAAACAGCGTAAATGTCATTTGGGACTTGGCATTGCACGATTTGAGTATTTTGGATTTTCTTTTTGGGCTAGAGATTTTATCTCATAGCTTGGTTTCTCGCCGTTATGAGGGGTTTGAAGCATTGGCAAATATACAGCTTGAGTGCAAAAGATTTAGTGCCAATCTCACCGCTTCGTGGCTATCGCCTATCAAGGTGCGTGAGATGATGATAGGAGGGACGCAAAAAACTGCGATATATGATGAGACAAAGGAGCGCAAAATCGCGCTTTTTGACTGCGGAGTGGTGGTAAGCGATAGTGTAGAGAAGTCATCACTATACCAAAAAATGGTGCGCTATCATTTGGGTGAGGTAAGCTATCCTATGCTAGATGATGAGCTACCGCTTGATAGCTCGATACGCGCTTTTGGCGAGCAGATATGCAGGGGCGGAAGTGATAAGTGGCTGCAAGAGCATATCTTGCGCGTGGTGGACGCGCTAGAGCGGATTTGCAAAAAATAA